From a single Leptospira neocaledonica genomic region:
- the rpoC gene encoding DNA-directed RNA polymerase subunit beta', which produces MRSNNDFESITIRLASPERIKEWSYGEVKKPETINYRTLKPERDGLFCEKIFGTTKDWECYCGKFKSIRYKGVVCDKCGVEVTHSKVRRERMGHIELAAPVSHIWYYRSVPSRMGLLLDMTINQLKSVLYFEKYVIIDPADTGRNRGELIDEEEYHAYLDEYGDKFVAGIGADAIKELLSRIDVDAEARIIRQKIQEKEKISDKRILKRLEVLEAFRDSGNRPEWMVLDVVPVIPPELRPMVQLEGGRFATSDLNDLYRRVINRNNRLKRLLALKAPEIIVRNEKRMLQEAVDALFDNSRRKRTVKGKGNRPLKSISDMLKGKQGRFRQNLLGKRVDYSGRSVIVVGPELKYHEMGLPKKMALELFKPFIMKRLVDLDLAPNIKSAKKKVEAEEKEVFDVLETVVKEHPVMLNRAPTLHRLGIQAFLPVLVEGKAIKLHPLVCHAFNADFDGDQMAIHVPLTPKAQLEVWMLMLSPHNILNPANGHPICGPTQDIVLGIYYLTSELPTEAGVPLKSFANLDEVTYAIDRGVIEYRTKISVLHQGKILETTAGRLIFNTVLPEGYPYVNRALSDKETNRIIAEVYEKYGPAQTVLMLDDIKKLGYRYATIFSPTISIEDIRVSPGKVTLVGDANKEVERADGEYRKGIITNEERKKKVIEIWTKTNDLITDSMFKELEKDKGGYNPVFIMAASGARGSKQQIRQLAGMRGLMAKPSGEIIELAIRSNFREGLSVLEFFISTHGARKGLADTALKTADAGYLTRRLVDISQDVIVAEDDCGTEECITLGTVKEGENVIVSLSDRVFGRYTSEDIVDPVTESVVYPKGSLITREVGQKLENLGYEKIKVRSPLTCEARWGICIKCYGMDMARLTPAEIGEAVGTIAAQSIGQPGTQLTMRTFHIGGAASAKVQEKEHKVGYRAIVNSINGRTLQTLDRGLIFSRRGSIVVQRLIQQFNSSDLTNLRVENGQKVDKGELVATLASGENVTSEAPGTVKIADGLFRILGEEAVVPVKTSTTLNVKVGQITEANQALGEFDPFNEIGVTEIEGIASWVDLEVGKNVRRDEDVKTSNVNYKVIEQRREKLIPRVVVTSGGSKEEYLVPVDAIISIQNGDKVKAGDILFKIPTVAEKTRDITGGLPRVDELFEARRPKDATTLAETDGKIEDNGEIVKEKRVLYIVPDNEELDKVKVTIPIGKQLRVRHGDFVKRGDQLDDGNLDPHDILRVKGVTALQVYLVQEVQEVYRLQGVHINDKHIEVVVRQMMRKVLITDSGDTSFVNQQQVDRFAFLEENKRVIAEGGSPAQCVPILLGLTKASLNTESFFSAASFQETTKVLTDAAIKGKTDNLAGLKENVIIGHMIPAGTGMRKYRDVAVFKETYGDLDRPLEVEEEEIPMAIPEDNEN; this is translated from the coding sequence TCTGGTACTATCGTTCTGTTCCTTCCAGAATGGGACTTCTCTTGGACATGACCATCAATCAGCTCAAGAGTGTTCTTTATTTTGAAAAATATGTGATCATCGATCCGGCTGATACAGGAAGAAATCGCGGCGAGTTAATCGACGAAGAAGAATATCACGCATACCTAGACGAATACGGCGACAAGTTTGTTGCTGGTATCGGTGCGGACGCGATCAAAGAACTTCTTTCTCGTATCGATGTTGATGCGGAAGCTCGCATCATCCGCCAAAAGATCCAAGAAAAAGAAAAGATCTCCGACAAAAGAATCCTGAAACGTTTGGAAGTATTAGAAGCTTTCCGCGATTCAGGAAACCGTCCTGAGTGGATGGTTCTTGATGTGGTTCCGGTCATTCCACCTGAACTTCGTCCAATGGTTCAGTTAGAAGGTGGACGTTTTGCTACTTCTGACTTGAACGATCTATATCGTCGTGTTATCAACAGAAACAACCGTCTAAAACGCCTTCTTGCGTTAAAAGCTCCTGAGATCATCGTTCGTAACGAAAAACGTATGCTCCAAGAAGCGGTTGACGCGTTATTCGATAATAGCCGCCGCAAACGTACCGTAAAAGGTAAAGGTAACAGACCTCTTAAATCCATTTCAGATATGCTGAAAGGAAAGCAGGGACGTTTCCGCCAAAACCTACTCGGTAAGCGTGTGGACTACTCCGGTCGTTCGGTGATCGTAGTTGGTCCTGAGCTGAAATACCACGAGATGGGTCTTCCTAAGAAGATGGCTCTCGAGTTATTTAAACCTTTTATAATGAAACGTTTGGTGGATTTGGACCTAGCTCCTAACATCAAGTCCGCTAAGAAAAAAGTAGAAGCAGAAGAAAAAGAAGTTTTCGACGTTCTGGAAACAGTAGTGAAAGAGCACCCGGTTATGTTGAACCGTGCTCCTACTCTTCACCGTTTAGGGATCCAAGCATTCCTTCCGGTTCTTGTAGAAGGAAAAGCGATCAAACTTCACCCTCTTGTATGTCACGCGTTCAACGCTGACTTCGACGGGGACCAGATGGCGATCCACGTTCCGCTGACTCCAAAAGCTCAGTTGGAAGTATGGATGCTCATGCTTTCTCCTCACAATATCTTGAACCCTGCAAACGGTCACCCGATCTGCGGACCTACTCAGGATATCGTACTCGGAATTTATTATCTAACTTCTGAACTTCCAACCGAAGCAGGAGTTCCTCTTAAATCATTCGCGAACCTGGACGAGGTTACTTACGCGATCGACAGAGGAGTGATAGAATATAGAACTAAAATTTCAGTTCTTCACCAAGGAAAAATTCTGGAAACAACTGCAGGTCGTCTGATCTTCAATACGGTTCTTCCTGAAGGATATCCTTATGTGAACCGTGCTCTCTCCGATAAAGAGACCAACAGGATCATTGCGGAAGTTTATGAGAAATACGGACCGGCTCAAACCGTTCTAATGTTGGACGATATTAAAAAATTAGGATATCGTTATGCAACTATCTTCAGCCCGACTATTTCTATCGAAGACATTAGAGTGTCTCCAGGTAAAGTTACTCTTGTTGGCGATGCTAACAAAGAAGTAGAAAGAGCCGACGGAGAATATCGTAAAGGTATTATTACTAACGAAGAACGTAAGAAAAAAGTGATCGAGATCTGGACTAAAACCAACGACCTCATCACAGATTCCATGTTCAAGGAATTGGAAAAAGACAAGGGCGGATATAACCCGGTCTTCATCATGGCGGCTTCCGGTGCTCGTGGATCTAAACAACAGATCCGTCAGTTGGCCGGTATGCGTGGTCTGATGGCGAAACCTTCCGGTGAGATCATTGAATTAGCGATTCGTTCTAACTTCCGCGAGGGATTAAGCGTTCTTGAATTTTTCATCTCTACTCACGGTGCTCGTAAAGGCCTTGCAGATACCGCGTTAAAAACTGCGGATGCAGGTTACCTGACTCGTCGTTTGGTGGATATTTCCCAAGACGTGATCGTTGCAGAAGACGATTGCGGAACCGAAGAGTGTATCACTCTTGGAACCGTAAAAGAAGGTGAGAACGTTATCGTTTCTCTAAGCGACCGTGTATTTGGACGTTATACTTCTGAGGACATCGTTGACCCGGTTACTGAAAGTGTGGTTTACCCTAAAGGATCTTTGATCACAAGAGAAGTAGGACAAAAACTGGAGAACCTTGGTTACGAAAAAATCAAAGTTCGTTCTCCTTTAACCTGCGAAGCTCGTTGGGGAATCTGTATTAAATGTTACGGAATGGATATGGCTCGTCTGACTCCTGCGGAGATCGGAGAAGCAGTCGGAACCATCGCGGCACAATCTATCGGTCAGCCAGGAACTCAGCTTACAATGAGAACATTCCACATCGGTGGTGCTGCTTCCGCAAAAGTACAAGAGAAGGAACACAAAGTAGGATACCGCGCAATCGTTAATTCGATCAACGGTAGAACTTTACAAACTCTTGATAGAGGTTTGATCTTCTCTCGTCGTGGATCCATCGTAGTACAAAGATTGATCCAACAGTTCAATTCTTCCGACCTAACCAACCTTAGAGTTGAGAACGGACAGAAAGTGGATAAAGGAGAGTTGGTTGCAACTCTTGCTTCTGGAGAAAACGTAACTTCCGAAGCTCCAGGAACGGTAAAAATCGCGGACGGTCTCTTCAGAATTCTGGGAGAAGAAGCGGTTGTTCCAGTAAAAACTTCTACTACTCTGAACGTAAAAGTCGGACAGATTACCGAAGCGAATCAAGCGCTCGGAGAATTCGACCCGTTCAACGAAATCGGTGTTACTGAAATTGAAGGAATCGCCTCTTGGGTGGATCTGGAAGTAGGTAAGAACGTTCGTAGGGACGAGGACGTTAAAACTTCTAACGTTAATTATAAGGTGATCGAGCAACGCCGTGAGAAATTAATTCCGAGAGTCGTTGTGACTTCCGGAGGAAGCAAAGAAGAATATCTGGTTCCTGTGGATGCGATTATCTCCATTCAAAATGGAGACAAAGTAAAAGCGGGAGATATTCTTTTCAAAATCCCAACCGTTGCTGAAAAAACCCGAGATATTACCGGTGGTCTTCCAAGGGTAGATGAACTTTTCGAAGCACGTCGTCCTAAGGATGCGACTACTCTTGCAGAAACCGACGGTAAGATAGAAGATAATGGAGAGATCGTAAAAGAAAAACGAGTTCTCTATATCGTTCCAGACAACGAAGAACTGGATAAAGTAAAAGTAACTATTCCGATCGGAAAACAATTACGTGTTCGTCACGGAGACTTCGTAAAACGAGGAGACCAGTTAGACGATGGAAACCTGGATCCACATGATATCTTGAGAGTAAAAGGTGTTACCGCACTCCAAGTTTATTTGGTGCAAGAGGTCCAAGAGGTTTATAGACTACAAGGGGTGCATATCAATGATAAGCACATCGAAGTGGTTGTTCGCCAAATGATGCGTAAGGTTTTAATCACCGATTCCGGAGACACTTCTTTCGTAAACCAACAACAAGTGGATCGTTTCGCTTTCTTGGAAGAAAACAAGAGAGTGATCGCTGAGGGAGGATCTCCTGCTCAGTGTGTTCCAATTCTTTTAGGTTTAACGAAAGCATCTTTGAATACTGAGTCGTTCTTCTCGGCTGCTTCCTTCCAGGAAACAACTAAGGTGTTAACCGACGCTGCAATCAAAGGAAAGACCGATAACTTAGCGGGACTTAAAGAGAACGTAATCATCGGTCACATGATCCCTGCGGGAACCGGAATGAGAAAATATCGCGATGTCGCGGTGTTCAAAGAAACTTACGGGGATCTAGATCGTCCTCTGGAAGTGGAAGAGGAAGAAATTCCGATGGCCATACCGGAAGACAACGAGAATTAA
- the rpsL gene encoding 30S ribosomal protein S12 → MPTISQLIRHGRKKQVNKSKSPALKSSPQRRGVCTKVTTFTPKKPNSALRKVARVRLTTGIEVTAYIPGEGHNLQEHNVVLIRGGRVKDLPGVRYHIIRGTLDTLGIDKRRKSRSKYGTKKPKA, encoded by the coding sequence ATGCCTACAATTAGCCAACTTATACGTCACGGCAGGAAGAAACAGGTTAACAAATCTAAATCTCCTGCATTAAAAAGTAGCCCCCAACGTCGGGGAGTTTGCACGAAGGTGACTACCTTCACACCGAAAAAACCGAACTCGGCTTTAAGAAAAGTCGCAAGGGTTCGTTTAACAACCGGTATTGAAGTGACCGCTTATATTCCCGGTGAGGGACATAACCTGCAAGAGCACAACGTTGTTCTGATCCGCGGGGGAAGGGTAAAAGACCTTCCAGGGGTTCGTTATCATATTATCCGTGGTACCTTGGATACTCTCGGTATCGACAAACGTCGTAAGAGTCGTTCTAAATACGGAACGAAAAAACCTAAGGCGTAA
- the rpsG gene encoding 30S ribosomal protein S7: MSRRRGKVEPRKIQPDSVYGDANIAKFINCLMLDGKKSVAESLFYDALDLIQKKTGNDPYVTFKEALENVKPQVEVKSRRVGGVTYQVPIEVRPERRLALGIRWLIRYSRDRNEKGMANKLAAEFIEAQKGTGAAIKKKEDIRKMADANKAFSHYRW; encoded by the coding sequence ATGTCTAGAAGAAGAGGAAAAGTAGAACCACGCAAGATCCAACCGGATTCGGTTTATGGAGATGCAAACATCGCGAAGTTTATCAACTGCTTGATGTTGGACGGAAAAAAATCCGTAGCAGAATCTTTATTTTATGATGCTCTGGATCTAATCCAAAAGAAAACCGGAAATGATCCTTACGTTACTTTTAAAGAAGCATTAGAAAACGTTAAACCTCAGGTGGAAGTTAAATCCCGCCGCGTAGGTGGTGTGACTTACCAAGTTCCAATCGAAGTTCGTCCTGAAAGACGTTTAGCTCTCGGAATCAGATGGTTGATCCGTTATTCTAGAGATAGAAACGAGAAAGGAATGGCTAATAAGCTTGCTGCAGAATTTATCGAGGCTCAAAAAGGCACCGGAGCTGCAATCAAGAAGAAAGAAGATATCCGCAAAATGGCAGATGCAAACAAAGCATTCAGCCACTATCGCTGGTAA